From the genome of Kluyveromyces lactis strain NRRL Y-1140 chromosome F complete sequence:
ttcttccattAAAAATAGTTCAGCTCTTAATTGTAATAGTTTCTCCCATCCTAAACTTTTCACTATTTCACATAGAAGTTCATAGATCCATTGAAATGtgtttttcaaattggCAGACTTTAAGTTGTACAAGACGGGGTTAACAATCTTATGTTCTTCCATTACTAGAAGTGAATTGAGATTAGTGACTTCGTCTAATACGACATCTAAAGGGAGTGGGAGGTGTAATTCAACAGTAGCATTGTTTCCATCAGTATTCAAGATTCTTCGATACTGATATTTTTGTGCTAAGGATGCGAGGTTCATTGGTAATGAATTTAACGATAACAAGGCGTTTTTGTTATCACCTAACGCAATGTAAGACTTAACCAAATAAAACCAAGGCATGAAAGCATTCGGGGTCAAATCAACACCACGTTGACTTGCTTCTAGTGCTAATAGTGGATCGTCGTGTTTCAGTAGGTATTTTGCTTGTAGGAGCAACAATTCACATTGATAGGTTGGATCCTTAATTTCCTGTAATGTATCATGGATCAATTTTATTCCATCTAACTCTTTATCATTAGTCAAATAAATTCTTGCAATTATAATGTTAACTAGTGGACCAAAAgcttccttcaattcatgCAACATTGGTAGGCATAAATCAATGGATTTTGTGAAGCGAACAATTTCACATAAAGTTTCCACCAGATAGTTATTGGTTAAAGTGGAAGGCATATTACCGTATATACACGGGCAACCAACCTCAATGCCACGAGGGAAGAATAGCGGgaataatttgaagaacatttCATCTACAGAATCCAATTGACCAGTCATCAAGGGGTTGTAAATTCTAGTCTCCACAACATTGATAACTTCTCCATCATCTCTATTCTCTACCATACACATTATGTCTCTCATTTTCCCACTGATGAAGGCTTCAGCCCACGCCATATCAGTATCTTCATCTGAGTCGAATTGTAGCTTATTACGATTTTTGTCAACAAAATCTATTTCAAAGGTACCTGGCAGATACATCTTAATAGTCATATCACattgtttgaagatattccaAGTAGTGAACGAGATCCATTCGAGAGTGAATTTAACATTCTTGCCAAACCATAACTGTGGTTTTTCCTGAATGCATTCcatcaattgtttcaacCACACTGCAATACTAGCTGGATCTGAAGTGTCCAGTCCAGCCACATAAAAAAAGGAGCCGAcggttttcttttgagagTCGTGCTTCGCAATGGTGACCAAATCCTGGGGACCTAAGCTAGCTACAAACTCCGGATCAGATAATTTTGCAATACGTCCATTGAAAGCTTGACCGGGTGTCTCTTCAACAACTCTGTAATTATCAACTTGCACTTCATTCATATTTTTCTAAGATCATTGGACTCAGTAGGAAGGGTGTGACTTCTTAACAAGGTGCCTTTTTTTGTCTTGGACAAGTTGCTCTACACATTTCCCACCAAAGTAGTCAATGTCCTcagtttttgaatgaagGTATAGCGTTGTTATGTTAGTAATTGTGCCATTTAATTCGAAACACGTCCTAGTGTGACCTAAAACCCCAGAAAACGAGAGAATACATACTCCGGAATTGAGTCCTGTGATAGAGccattgttgatgattGATGTTCCTTGATCTGTTACTGCTTTATACTATGTGGTTTATGCAAAGCATGGGACGCCACTGGCAAGTTTGTTCATCTTGCGAAGGTGTGCAGTTTATTCATAGAAATCGTTTTCATTTCTTCGAAAGATGATATTATagtaatgataataataatacgTAAGTgtaaaagagaaaaaaagaccAGGTAaccaaatatatataaaaagGGAACAGAGCAAGCGCAACACATACAATTCTGTATATGTTTGTATATAGTATGCACTCTTACTCGTCAATCGACCATTCTTTGGCAGTGAGACAGTACTTTTCTGGAGGCAAACGCACACCCCAAGATGACACAACGTTGGGCAACGGTTTCTTGTTTCTCTCTGCCGCAAGCTGTAACATGAGTTCCTTTGGAGCAGTAGGCTTGAATTGGTACTGTGTGCGAGCTCCGATCGCTAACCGTATATCTTCTATCGAAACATCCGAAGCAGACCCTCCTACGTACTCTCTATAAGCAATAGCATCTTTCAAAACACCTTTGGTATATCTATGAGCGAAATCCATCAACTGTAACGGCACTTTGTCTTCGTATTGCAACACAGACTGAGAAGCAAGAAGCAAGTGAAGTAATCTCACATCCCTAGGAGTATCTAACGTATCCTTATCACCGTCTTCCATTGTCGAGTTAGGTATCTGCCGACCCTGTaaatacaaagaaattccCCTACTTATTGAGATCGATATTGTTCTTGCTATGCTTCCATTGAAAGTTCGCTTGTCATTTAACTTTTTCGTTTCTGTTCGATGTtgaaaaagtgaaaaaagtgaaaaaaatcCCGAAATTTGGTATAAAAGGCGGAATGAGAAATTAGGATGGATTTTAGACCCAAATGTTGCGTTGTTGTAAGGTACAAGATAAGAAGAGTAACAACGTATACAAACGCTACTACTGTACCACGTATTTGTAGTATACTTTTGAATCCggtgaaaaagaaaacagttcaaaaaagagaaatgtCTGAATGGGAACCCAGCACAGTGATTGGCCGTAAGGTTAGAATTGGCGGTGGTGGTCCTCGCCAGCAGGTGGCAAGAACACAGGGTCAAATCAACGAGGCTAGAAGGTCTGGTATGGTTCTGTCCGTCGATAAGAAGTACGGTACTACTAATTCTAAGTCCTCCCCAGAAGGCCAACGGTTGACCAAAGTGGACCGTGAAACCGATATTgtgaaaccaaaaaagATCGACGTCAGCGTTGGTAAAGCTATTCAGAAGGGTAGACAAGACAAGAACCTAACACAGAAGGACTTGGCTACTAAGATTAACGAGAAGCCAACTATCGTCAACGATTATGAATCCGGTAGGGGTATTCCTAACCAGCAGATTTTGGGTAAGATGGAGCGTGCCTTGGGTATCAAGTTGCGTGGTAAGAACATTGGTGAGCCTTTGGGCGGTCCAAAGAAAtagatttttctttcattaaaaGATTTTAACGGTagttgaaggaaaaagagCAGGATATCTTGTGTGTCCTCTTTTATTTATCCTGTCGTATCCGTTCCAATTTCGtttgaaatgaatttttAATGGATAATGATCATTGCTTTCTCTCATAATTAATTTACGTAGTTACTTTCATTATTGGGCCTAATATCTCAGACCCTTCGAATATGTATTTCGTGTGTACATGCTACTAATAAACGTGTAATGCCACACAACCAGAGCTCTATCACTGGTAGTGAATGTCGAATTACAAATATGTTCTATCACGTGATGCAACTTTATTCCTCGAAGAatcgaagaaagaaaaaaatttgattAACTAGTCCCATAAACTGACATTGATGACGGATACAGCCTAAATTTAGTATCAAATACTCGTGAATCTGTCTCACTCGGTGTTCCTGATCGCTGACATTTCTCAATAGAAAACAATGTCGTTTAGCAAGGCTGGTTTACAGCAAAAATGGActtctgaagaagatatcaaaagtGTTCTCGATGAGTTGAAATCGATGGACAAAGTTACCTCTTTGGATCTCTCAGGAAACACTATCGGTGTGGAAGCTTCAAGAGCTCTAGCTAAAactatcaaagaaaatgcttCGATTCGTGATaacgttgaagaagtgaATTTTGCGGACATGTACACCTCTAGATTGGTCGATGAGGTTGTCGAATCGCTACAACTGTTGTTGCCAGCTTTGCAAGCGTGTCCAAAATTGAGCAAAGTGGATTTATCAGATAATGCGTTCGGATTGCGTACTATTGACTCATTAGAAAAGTTCATCAGAGAAACTGTGCAGTTGAAACATCTGATTTTAGCTAACAACGGTATGGGTCCATTTGCGGGAGAAAGAATCGGTAAGGCCTTATATCAACTTGCCAAAAATAAGGAAAAGGCTGGTGAATCGCTGTTGGAAACATTTGTCTGCGGCAGAAATAGATTAGAAAATGGATCCACGCGTTGGCTATCTCAAGGTTTAAGAGCTCATGGTGATGATTTACATGCTGTTCGTTTATACCAAAACGGAATTAGACCACAGGGTTGTATTAATTTGATCAAACATGGGCTATCTCACAACAAAAACTTGCATGTATTAGATTTGCAAGATAATACATTCACTGCTGTTGCATCAGAGACACTTGCAAAATATTTAACTAATTGGGCTCAACTAAAGGAATTGAACTTGAACGATTGTTTGTTGAAGGGTCCTGGTTCTCATGCAGTCTTGAAAGTTTTGAAGGAGAATAAATTCGACGATTTAGAAACTTTGAAGTTGCAATACAATGAATTAACTCAACAGAGTTTAGAACATTTATTAATTCCTGCTTTACAAGATGGTAACTTAccatcattgaaattgttgGAATTGAATGGTAATAGATTAGAAGAGGATTCCGATCCTTTATCGATATTACCTACTTTGTTCGACGGCGAATTAGATGAATTggatgatttggaagaaattgactccgaagaagaggaagaaagtgaagaCGAAGACGCCGAGGAAGAAGACGTGTGGGAACCAACACAATTTGTTAAGGATGAAACCGTCGATGAATTGGCATCCGAATTGGCAAAAACTCATTTAGAATAAATAAACTAATACTTATTGATCCTTGCATAAATGACGTCCTACATTCCAATTTCCTGTTGTAATGTAATAAATAGCTAAAACCTGAAACAGAACTCATTATATTTCTCGCAATACCATCAACCCGGAATGTACACATACAATATTGTATCATTTTTTAGACTATCTCCACGTTCAATTCAAAGGTATCTATCAATTTATCCTTAGCACACCACTGGGTTTCTAGCCAACTTTCTAGTTGTTTGGGTTTCTTTTTAGTGAGTTTATCAACATCATGGTACGATGCGTGGATGCATAGTATCATTGGTGATTCCAACGACCATATGTCCCATAGAGCTGGAATTGTTTGCTCCAACTTATACTCACCCATTGAGTTCAACGTGATCTTGTAATAAACCAAAGTTAAATCTAGTAACTTCATTGAGTCACGTAATATCGGTTCTGTCGGAAGAATAAGGTACTCCAACATGCGACACCATTTTCTGTCATTGCTGTTTGAAAAAGCTTTGATCAGATTTACGAAAGTACCAAATCTGGGGTATAGAACGTTATGCAAAACAGGTAATCCTTtgtatttcaatttcattaactttctttcaatcAATTTAACTTCTGGTGTGAAGATATTCACCTCGGGAAATATTACCAAATTCTCAGGCCCATAAAACTTCTTAATCTTTGATACCGAAACGTTGTCATTCTCATCATGCCTGAATATTGTCCAAAAATGCTTAAAACTGGGATACTTCATTAAACGAGTCCAACCTGCGAAAATTACATTTTCAGCTCCGAACTGGGATTGAATCAAAGTATAATCGATAATTGATCTATGGTTGCTTAGTATTAGTTGGTTCTTACATTTTGTGTTGATTGTTTCCCCCTCGTAAATAATTTGGATATCTTCTCTTAGCACACTCCATATAATGAATTCATTAATCCATATATTAACCATGGTTTGAATCTTCTCAGTTTTCATAATACCCCTGTAATAATactttgatgaaatgatTCTGGACCATTGATTCATATACCATATCCACCCTGCTAGCACTGACTGAAGTATGAAAAGTATAAACAAAAACCATGAATAGGCCACACATTTTATAAGATGCTTGTCTTGTATCGAAAACCATGGTCCCGTGACATTTGTTTGCAACGTACTCAGTACAGACATGGTTTACTAGTTCTTCATCCTAACAGAAAACGATTGTAATGGATCGTTTTCTAGCTAGTTAGGAACAGTTTCTGTGTTTATTCCACACTGACACAGACTTTTTAAccattttgttttgtcGCATGACAAACAGTTTCAAGTGAAAAATAGGAAAACGTAAACAGTACGACCATCGTTTAGTTTACATTAGAAAAACTTGTCACCGATACATTGTAATTAGAATGTAAATTTTACGATTGAATTAATTCATAGAGCCTCTAACAGAAACCACTACCGCTATAACTGCCTTTCTGGTTATTCTGCATCTTCTGTATTCTTTTCAGATCTCATCAATTTTGCTCCAATCTCATTATCGATgatgaagtgaaaaatgaaatattttttgactaagctcatctcatcactTCGCATACATCGAAAAGTACCTGAAAAGTAAGGATGGCAGCCAAGACGACATAATGATTGCCAGATCAATGATAAACAAGCCACTTCCAGTCATGTTAAGAACTTCTTTGCTTCATCGTCAGTTGAGAGGTATCAGGCTACCAGCTGTTTTTAGTTCCAGTAAGTTTGCGAAGTACAAGTTAATCCCACCACCTCCAGGCGGAGTTACCGGAAACGTAAACGATAACTTACCAAAGACAGAACCGAATTGGTTCCATGGGTCGTATCACTGGGATTATGAACGTATCACTGCAGTGTCGTTAGTTCCTTTGACAATGGTTCCTTTGTATGGAGCTATGTCTTCTGCTACCTTTGCATCAGGTTTCCCCTTCCCAGTGATTGATTCTCTATTGGCCAGTACAATACTAATACATGCGTACTTAGGTATAACAAGTTGCATTATTGACTATATCCCTAAGAGAAAATTCGGATTCTGGCACAAGGCTGCTAAATTCGCTTTGGCACTTGGAAGCTCCTTCAGTCTTTACGGAATTTATGTTTTAGAAACGGAAAATAACGGACTAATAGATTTGGTCTCTACTCTTTGGGATAAAGATAAGGGGGATTCGAGAGCATATGTATTTGGAAGGTTTTAGTGTGGTACTCTGTCCAAGCAATATGTAATTCATCGGAGAATTGACCTCCAAGCAGATTAGACTCTcatttatttattatcattattatttattagTGCTACATCTAGTGTTATTTATTCTTACCATAGTCTTAATTTAGTCTTTGAGTCTGATGATTCAGCTGGTCCTTTTCCTCGCCAAAAGTTCAAACGGGGTAAAGCAATCTAACTTTGAATAGACCATTTTGGGTATTTTGCTGTTCGTTTTTTTGCCCATGATTACATGCGTTTAAAGTTGTTGATCCAATCTCATTGTAACTGCCTTTTTTGGCAATCACATAGATTACAGCCGGTTTGACACaatttaatgaaataaaatcCTGAATGCAAAAGACTTTGCATTCGTCtctgctgaagaaaaacCGCCTCAAGTTGAGGAGATTACTAAATGTGCTTTGGGTTTGAAACTTATTgaggttttttttttttcattcctTCATGAAACTTATTCATGTCAAGAGAACATACTTCAAAAGTGACTATATAAAGGCACCTCTCTGTGATACAAGGTGAGATTGAGAGACTCAATGTTGATTTGACatccttcaaatttttACGTCAAAGTACCCTTAATGTTTTGACAATAAGCATTAACTTATTTAACATGTCAGAAGAGATACCCAGTTTGAACCCATTGTTCTACAATGAGACATATAATCCATTGCAGTCCGTCCTAACATACAGTTCAATTTACGGAGATGGGACTGAAATAACATTTCAACAGCTACAAAATCTTGTCCATGAAAACATCACCCAAGCAATTATTTTTGGAACAAGGATCGGCGCTGCTGGATTAGCGTTGATTATAATGTGGATGGTCTCTAAGAATAGAAAGACGCCGATATTCATAATAAATCAGAGTTCTTTGGTTCTTACAATTGTTCAATCTGCTTTATATCTATCATATTTGTTGAGCAATTTTGGAGGAGTTCCCTTTGCTCTAACTTTGTTCCCACAGATGATAGGCGACCGTGACAAACATCTTTACGGTGCCGTGACTCTAATTCAATGTCTATTGGTTGCGTGTATTGAGGTCTCGTTAGTCTTTCAGGTAAGAGTCATTTTCAAAGCAGATAGATATAGGAAGATAGGAATCATTTTGACTGGCGTCTCCGCTAGTTTTGGTGCTGCAACTGTAGCCATGTGGATGATTACTGCAATAAAATCTATTATTGTAGTGTATGATAGTCCATTGAACAAAGTTGACACATATTATTACAACATAGCAGTTATTTTACTTGCATGTTCAATAAATTTCATCACTCTTCTTCTATCAGTGAAACTTTTCCTGGCTTTCAGAGCTAGGAGACATTTAGGtttgaaacaatttgaCTCATTTCACATTCTACTCATCATGTCTACTCAGACATTAATAGGTCCATCGGTTTTGTATATTCTCGCCTACGCGCTGAACAATAAAGGAGTTAAGTCGTTGACTTCTATTGCTACATTGCTTGTAGTTCTTTCCCTACCTTTGACATCTATCTGGGCTGCTGCTGCAAATGATGCACCAAGTGCCAGTACTTTCTATCGCCAATTCAACCCTTACTCTGCACAAAATCGTGATGATTCATCATCCTACTCTTATGGTAAAGCCTTTAGTGACAAATACTCTTTCAGTAACTCACCACAAACTTCGGATGGTTGTAGTTCAAAGGAACTTGAACTATCTACACAGTTGGAGATGGATTTAGAGTCTGGCGAATCTTTTATGGATAGAGCAAAAAGGTCCgattttgtttcttctccAGGATCAACAGATGCAACAGTGATTAAACAATTGAAAGCTTCCAACATCTATACCTCAGAAACAGATGCTGATGAAGAGGCAAGGGCATTTTGGGTGAATGCAATTCATGAAAACAAAGATGACGGTTTAATGCAATCGAAAACCGtattcaaagaattaaGATAAACACTGTGTCTCTGGTTTCTAGTTTTTTACGTTCTGTTGAGCTCTATCATACCAATCATATATTTTAGTAAGGTATACATATAGCAGCTCATAGTATCTGCTGgttctttaatttcatttaaTTATACTTTAGAATTACTCTTTATCGATTAGTTTCATAATATTGTTAGGAAGAATAAGACCCCATTAAGGATATTGGAAATGTGGTAGACCCAGTATAAATTTCTTATGCCGTACATGAAAGAATAAAAGGATAAATATCCTAGAATTGAGACAACGATCAGCCAGTTCATTCTGTTCTTGATTATAGGAATATTGCACTGACTATTTCTTAATGTTAGAAGCAATGTTGGTGCTATGGCTAAGAAATTATGATGCGATCTGAAGGCCGTCTCCCACCTAATCGCAAAATTACGCAAGAAGACGACAACTATTGGAGCATTGATTGGTATCATGAATATTGTTAGCATTAAGAATGACACGTTATAGTTGTGtatattggaatattttgCGTTGTTCCTGTTTGTAAAGACTGCCAGCTTCATGCAGTTCCACATTTGA
Proteins encoded in this window:
- a CDS encoding ChAPs family protein (similar to uniprot|Q08754 Saccharomyces cerevisiae YOR299W BUD7 Protein involved in bud-site selection diploid mutants display an axial-like budding pattern); translated protein: MNEVQVDNYRVVEETPGQAFNGRIAKLSDPEFVASLGPQDLVTIAKHDSQKKTVGSFFYVAGLDTSDPASIAVWLKQLMECIQEKPQLWFGKNVKFTLEWISFTTWNIFKQCDMTIKMYLPGTFEIDFVDKNRNKLQFDSDEDTDMAWAEAFISGKMRDIMCMVENRDDGEVINVVETRIYNPLMTGQLDSVDEMFFKLFPLFFPRGIEVGCPCIYGNMPSTLTNNYLVETLCEIVRFTKSIDLCLPMLHELKEAFGPLVNIIIARIYLTNDKELDGIKLIHDTLQEIKDPTYQCELLLLQAKYLLKHDDPLLALEASQRGVDLTPNAFMPWFYLVKSYIALGDNKNALLSLNSLPMNLASLAQKYQYRRILNTDGNNATVELHLPLPLDVVLDEVTNLNSLLVMEEHKIVNPVLYNLKSANLKNTFQWIYELLCEIVKSLGWEKLLQLRAELFLMEEEYDHLDATSETESEKEVTRDIRGKRLCERWFDNLFMLLYDDLRVHSQWQSNELKPETTLEWELIGLCCFRLRQFQSAKAAFQNGLQKRFSSQSSRKLLQILLMERESNPSEDTDLEIITICVKLCCWSHRWYAEFSMLLLDAMAKVVENLGITRVENEVNSRFPESVSGLFHDNILRFFQEYSNNYYDE
- the TAF9 gene encoding chromatin modification protein (highly similar to uniprot|Q05027 Saccharomyces cerevisiae YMR236W TAF9); amino-acid sequence: MEDGDKDTLDTPRDVRLLHLLLASQSVLQYEDKVPLQLMDFAHRYTKGVLKDAIAYREYVGGSASDVSIEDIRLAIGARTQYQFKPTAPKELMLQLAAERNKKPLPNVVSSWGVRLPPEKYCLTAKEWSIDE
- the MBF1 gene encoding multiprotein-bridging factor 1 (some similarities with uniprot|Q86ZS7 Saccharomyces cerevisiae YOR298C-A MBF1 Transcriptional coactivator that bridges the DNA-binding region of Gcn4p and TATA-binding protein Spt15p; suppressor of frameshift mutations), giving the protein MSEWEPSTVIGRKVRIGGGGPRQQVARTQGQINEARRSGMVLSVDKKYGTTNSKSSPEGQRLTKVDRETDIVKPKKIDVSVGKAIQKGRQDKNLTQKDLATKINEKPTIVNDYESGRGIPNQQILGKMERALGIKLRGKNIGEPLGGPKK
- the RNA1 gene encoding GTPase-activating protein RNA1 (similar to uniprot|P11745 Saccharomyces cerevisiae YMR235C RNA1 GTPase activating protein (GAP) for Gsp1p involved in nuclear transport), which encodes MSFSKAGLQQKWTSEEDIKSVLDELKSMDKVTSLDLSGNTIGVEASRALAKTIKENASIRDNVEEVNFADMYTSRLVDEVVESLQLLLPALQACPKLSKVDLSDNAFGLRTIDSLEKFIRETVQLKHLILANNGMGPFAGERIGKALYQLAKNKEKAGESLLETFVCGRNRLENGSTRWLSQGLRAHGDDLHAVRLYQNGIRPQGCINLIKHGLSHNKNLHVLDLQDNTFTAVASETLAKYLTNWAQLKELNLNDCLLKGPGSHAVLKVLKENKFDDLETLKLQYNELTQQSLEHLLIPALQDGNLPSLKLLELNGNRLEEDSDPLSILPTLFDGELDELDDLEEIDSEEEEESEDEDAEEEDVWEPTQFVKDETVDELASELAKTHLE
- the MUM3 gene encoding Mum3p (weakly similar to uniprot|Q08750 Saccharomyces cerevisiae YOR298W MUM3 Protein of unknown function involved in the organization of the outer spore wall layers; has similarity to the tafazzins superfamily of acetyltransferases), whose product is MSVLSTLQTNVTGPWFSIQDKHLIKCVAYSWFLFILFILQSVLAGWIWYMNQWSRIISSKYYYRGIMKTEKIQTMVNIWINEFIIWSVLREDIQIIYEGETINTKCKNQLILSNHRSIIDYTLIQSQFGAENVIFAGWTRLMKYPSFKHFWTIFRHDENDNVSVSKIKKFYGPENLVIFPEVNIFTPEVKLIERKLMKLKYKGLPVLHNVLYPRFGTFVNLIKAFSNSNDRKWCRMLEYLILPTEPILRDSMKLLDLTLVYYKITLNSMGEYKLEQTIPALWDIWSLESPMILCIHASYHDVDKLTKKKPKQLESWLETQWCAKDKLIDTFELNVEIV
- the TIM18 gene encoding Tim18p (some similarities with uniprot|Q08749 Saccharomyces cerevisiae YOR297C TIM18 mitochondrial inner membrane translocase), with protein sequence MIARSMINKPLPVMLRTSLLHRQLRGIRLPAVFSSSKFAKYKLIPPPPGGVTGNVNDNLPKTEPNWFHGSYHWDYERITAVSLVPLTMVPLYGAMSSATFASGFPFPVIDSLLASTILIHAYLGITSCIIDYIPKRKFGFWHKAAKFALALGSSFSLYGIYVLETENNGLIDLVSTLWDKDKGDSRAYVFGRF
- the STE2 gene encoding alpha-factor pheromone receptor STE2 (similar to uniprot|P06842 Saccharomyces cerevisiae YFL026W STE2 Receptor for alpha-factor pheromone seven transmembrane-domain protein that interacts with both pheromone and a heterotrimeric G protein to initiate the signaling response that leads to mating between haploid a and alpha cells); protein product: MSEEIPSLNPLFYNETYNPLQSVLTYSSIYGDGTEITFQQLQNLVHENITQAIIFGTRIGAAGLALIIMWMVSKNRKTPIFIINQSSLVLTIVQSALYLSYLLSNFGGVPFALTLFPQMIGDRDKHLYGAVTLIQCLLVACIEVSLVFQVRVIFKADRYRKIGIILTGVSASFGAATVAMWMITAIKSIIVVYDSPLNKVDTYYYNIAVILLACSINFITLLLSVKLFLAFRARRHLGLKQFDSFHILLIMSTQTLIGPSVLYILAYALNNKGVKSLTSIATLLVVLSLPLTSIWAAAANDAPSASTFYRQFNPYSAQNRDDSSSYSYGKAFSDKYSFSNSPQTSDGCSSKELELSTQLEMDLESGESFMDRAKRSDFVSSPGSTDATVIKQLKASNIYTSETDADEEARAFWVNAIHENKDDGLMQSKTVFKELR